A region from the Paenibacillus humicola genome encodes:
- a CDS encoding Zn-dependent hydrolase yields MINRGRLEERIERLGRIGRTPEGGVTRLALSDEDRQAQALAAEWMEQAGMSVYRDPAGNLIGRIEGMDREAPPVVIGSHIDTVQNGGKYDGAIGVLGGIEVVQHFREEGLCTFRPIEVIAFCEEEGSRFQSGMFGSRALAGMTGEADLELTDGRGITRREALAGFGLEPGRIGVQAVRRPGEVRAYLEMHIEQGPVLERAGAPVGIVGGIAGPAWMEVSVEGKAGHAGTLPMTMRRDALLGAGEIALLVEHICRSYPGTPVAGTVGRLAVLPGGTNIVPGRALFSVDIRDIDAIRREEIIERVRSGALEIGDRRGLAVRFDERMKIDPVRCSPAIVSLMKEKSLGMKLECLELVSGAGHDAQIMASITDVGMIFVRCKDGVSHHPAEFAEPADIALGTELLARVALELAAR; encoded by the coding sequence ATGATTAATCGCGGGCGATTGGAAGAACGGATCGAGCGGCTGGGCCGGATCGGCCGGACGCCGGAGGGAGGGGTCACGCGCCTTGCCCTCTCCGATGAAGACCGGCAGGCGCAGGCACTCGCGGCGGAGTGGATGGAGCAGGCGGGAATGAGCGTATACCGCGATCCCGCGGGCAACCTGATCGGCCGCATCGAAGGAATGGACCGGGAAGCGCCGCCGGTCGTAATCGGCTCCCATATCGATACGGTGCAGAACGGGGGCAAGTACGACGGCGCGATCGGCGTGCTTGGCGGCATCGAGGTCGTGCAGCATTTCCGGGAAGAAGGCCTATGCACGTTCCGGCCCATCGAAGTGATCGCGTTTTGCGAAGAAGAAGGATCGCGCTTCCAGAGCGGGATGTTCGGCAGCCGGGCGCTGGCCGGCATGACGGGCGAGGCGGACCTGGAGCTGACGGACGGACGGGGGATCACGCGGCGGGAAGCGCTGGCCGGGTTCGGTCTCGAGCCCGGACGAATCGGCGTACAGGCCGTGCGCAGACCCGGCGAGGTTCGGGCTTATCTGGAAATGCACATCGAGCAGGGGCCGGTTTTGGAACGGGCGGGCGCGCCGGTCGGGATTGTCGGCGGCATCGCCGGACCCGCCTGGATGGAAGTCTCGGTCGAAGGAAAAGCCGGACATGCGGGGACGCTTCCGATGACGATGCGCCGGGACGCCCTGCTTGGCGCCGGCGAAATCGCGCTGCTGGTCGAGCATATATGCCGGTCCTATCCGGGGACGCCTGTCGCGGGAACGGTCGGGCGGCTCGCGGTGCTGCCGGGCGGCACGAACATCGTGCCGGGCCGCGCCTTGTTCTCGGTCGATATTCGGGATATCGACGCGATTCGCAGAGAAGAAATCATCGAGCGGGTGCGCAGCGGCGCCTTGGAAATCGGTGATCGAAGAGGTCTTGCGGTCCGCTTCGACGAAAGAATGAAAATCGATCCGGTCCGGTGCAGTCCGGCGATCGTCAGCCTGATGAAGGAAAAGTCCCTCGGCATGAAGCTGGAATGCCTCGAGCTGGTCAGCGGCGCCGGGCACGACGCCCAAATCATGGCGTCGATCACCGACGTCGGGATGATCTTCGTCCGCTGCAAAGACGGCGTCAGCCACCATCCCGCGGAATTTGCGGAGCCGGCCGATATCGCGCTCGGCACCGAGCTGCTTGCGCGCGTCGCGCTTGAATTGGCGGCGCGCTGA
- a CDS encoding cupin domain-containing protein, whose protein sequence is MDRKIPVISLEDIPPADLGGGSWSKILITRERVPDNLATLGYSCFKPGTVTASIVHETEEFVYVVHGSGELRLDGEAVPFRANQALFIPPGVWHGIANTGEEDVVMVFGFPSPEYPPTRRR, encoded by the coding sequence TTGGACCGTAAAATTCCCGTTATTTCGCTGGAAGATATTCCGCCGGCCGACCTTGGAGGCGGCAGCTGGAGCAAAATACTGATCACCCGGGAGCGCGTCCCGGACAACCTGGCGACGCTCGGCTATTCATGTTTCAAGCCTGGAACCGTGACGGCATCAATCGTGCACGAGACGGAGGAATTCGTGTATGTCGTCCATGGCAGCGGCGAGCTGCGCCTGGACGGCGAAGCCGTGCCGTTTCGCGCGAATCAGGCGCTCTTCATCCCGCCGGGCGTTTGGCACGGGATCGCGAACACGGGGGAAGAGGACGTCGTGATGGTATTCGGCTTTCCTTCTCCCGAATATCCCCCCACGCGGCGCAGGTAA
- a CDS encoding ABC transporter permease, with product MSKPRNDDGIAGRLESGLERFALVGALVLVILIFGSLSPDNFLTAANFSTILGSQAVLVVLTLGLLIPMTTGDYDLSVASVLTLSSMVVAVLNVQHHVPIGWAIAAALAGGILVGFLNGAFVMLFGIDPFIVTLGSGTVVNGIILWISGSTTISGISDGLIQWVVVKRLLGIPLEFYYGLALCVFLWYFFEFTTVGRRLLFVGRNRNVARLSGIRVSRVRWLSLIASAFISAVAGVLYAGTTGAADPTSGLSYLLPAFAAAFLGATSIVPGRFNPWGSFVAVYLLVTGITGLTIMGVQTFVQNLFYGGALVLAVTFSQLVKKRQESRTKARSS from the coding sequence ATGAGTAAACCCCGGAACGATGACGGGATTGCCGGCCGTTTGGAAAGCGGTCTGGAACGATTCGCGCTGGTCGGCGCCCTGGTGCTGGTCATCCTGATTTTCGGGAGTTTAAGCCCGGACAATTTTCTCACCGCCGCAAATTTTTCGACCATTCTCGGTTCTCAGGCGGTTCTTGTCGTCCTGACGCTCGGGCTGCTCATTCCGATGACGACAGGCGATTACGATCTGTCGGTCGCAAGCGTGCTGACGCTGTCGAGCATGGTCGTCGCCGTGCTCAACGTGCAGCATCACGTGCCGATCGGATGGGCGATCGCGGCGGCGCTTGCCGGCGGAATCCTGGTCGGTTTCCTGAACGGGGCATTCGTCATGCTGTTCGGCATCGATCCGTTTATCGTCACGTTGGGCTCGGGAACCGTCGTCAACGGCATCATTTTATGGATCAGCGGCTCGACGACGATCAGCGGCATTTCGGACGGACTCATCCAATGGGTGGTCGTCAAGCGGCTGCTCGGCATTCCGCTTGAATTTTATTACGGGCTCGCGCTCTGCGTTTTTCTGTGGTATTTCTTCGAATTTACGACGGTCGGGCGCCGTCTGTTGTTTGTGGGCCGAAACCGGAACGTGGCCAGACTGAGCGGCATCCGCGTCAGCAGGGTCCGCTGGCTCAGCTTGATCGCCTCGGCTTTCATCAGCGCGGTTGCGGGCGTACTTTATGCCGGAACGACCGGCGCTGCGGATCCGACGTCCGGGCTGTCCTATCTGCTGCCGGCGTTCGCGGCGGCGTTTCTCGGCGCGACGAGCATCGTGCCCGGCCGATTCAATCCTTGGGGCTCCTTCGTCGCGGTTTATTTGCTGGTGACGGGAATTACGGGGCTGACCATCATGGGCGTGCAGACGTTCGTCCAGAATCTGTTTTACGGCGGCGCGCTGGTGCTGGCCGTTACCTTTTCCCAGCTGGTCAAGAAGCGTCAGGAGTCGAGAACGAAAGCAAGATCATCATAG
- a CDS encoding sugar ABC transporter ATP-binding protein: MDNAYPVLELRRISKTFFGQRALQDIDLTIEPGEVHGLLGQNGSGKSTLIKVLAGFHAPDPGGELRLGGQPVKLPVPAGEFRKLGMSFVHQDLGLIPSLSVIENLLMSEFASKSKWRLSWRAEIRRAKETFARFGLDLDPKAKVADLSPVEKALLAIVRAIEEIRSNGSMKDAGPGLLILDEPTVFLPRTGVDQLFRLVREVAETGVGVIFVSHDLDEVMEITDRVSILKDGRLLVTAHTEDVTKETLVETIIGRKLASYSRETNRADRPEPHVTVRGLSGNVVRDVSLELGKGEVLGLTGLAGSGFEEIPYLLYGEHPASSGRIEIGGKAYEAPAMTPIRAIEGGMALIPADRPGAGGVDSLTIADNVTLPVIGQYFKHLRLDRGRMLADTQSLLSRYEVRPNRPALNLQALSGGNQQKVILAKWFQIDPKLVLLDEPTQGIDVGAREQVYDIIKTATKEGTSVLCASSDYEQLASICDRVLIFARGRIIGELQGSELTKDRITERCYNSLDIGIARAT; the protein is encoded by the coding sequence ATGGATAACGCGTATCCGGTCCTGGAGCTGCGCCGCATTTCCAAAACGTTTTTCGGCCAGCGCGCGCTGCAGGACATCGATTTGACGATCGAGCCCGGCGAAGTGCACGGACTGCTGGGCCAGAACGGGTCGGGCAAATCGACGCTCATCAAAGTTTTGGCCGGCTTCCATGCTCCGGACCCGGGCGGGGAGCTGCGGCTCGGCGGTCAGCCGGTCAAGCTGCCGGTGCCGGCCGGTGAATTCAGGAAGCTCGGCATGAGCTTCGTTCACCAGGACCTGGGCCTGATTCCGTCGCTCAGCGTGATCGAAAATCTGCTGATGAGCGAGTTCGCCTCGAAGAGCAAATGGCGCCTTTCGTGGCGCGCGGAAATCCGCAGGGCGAAGGAAACGTTCGCGCGGTTCGGGCTCGACCTGGATCCGAAGGCGAAGGTCGCGGACCTCAGCCCCGTCGAGAAAGCGCTGCTCGCCATCGTCCGCGCGATCGAGGAAATCCGCTCAAACGGGAGCATGAAGGATGCGGGTCCGGGATTGCTCATTTTGGACGAGCCGACCGTATTTCTGCCCCGGACCGGCGTGGATCAACTGTTCCGGCTGGTCCGCGAAGTGGCGGAGACGGGCGTCGGCGTCATCTTCGTCTCCCACGACCTGGACGAGGTAATGGAAATTACCGACCGGGTGTCGATTCTGAAGGACGGGCGGCTGCTTGTCACGGCGCATACGGAGGACGTGACGAAGGAAACGCTGGTGGAAACCATTATCGGGCGCAAGCTGGCTTCCTACAGCCGCGAAACGAACCGGGCAGATCGGCCTGAGCCCCATGTGACCGTTCGCGGGTTGTCCGGAAATGTCGTCCGGGACGTCTCGCTCGAGCTGGGGAAAGGGGAGGTCCTCGGGCTGACGGGGCTGGCCGGTTCGGGCTTTGAGGAAATTCCTTACCTGCTCTATGGCGAGCATCCGGCGTCAAGCGGCCGCATCGAAATCGGCGGGAAAGCTTACGAAGCTCCGGCCATGACGCCGATTCGCGCGATCGAAGGCGGGATGGCGCTCATTCCCGCCGACCGCCCGGGTGCCGGAGGCGTCGATTCCCTGACGATCGCGGACAATGTCACGCTGCCGGTAATCGGGCAATACTTCAAGCACCTGCGCCTCGACCGCGGCCGAATGCTCGCCGATACGCAGTCGCTGCTGTCCCGGTACGAGGTCCGTCCGAACCGGCCGGCGCTGAACCTGCAGGCGCTGAGCGGCGGAAACCAGCAGAAGGTCATTTTGGCGAAATGGTTCCAGATCGATCCGAAGCTGGTGCTGCTCGACGAGCCGACGCAGGGTATCGACGTCGGGGCGCGGGAGCAGGTTTACGACATTATTAAGACGGCCACAAAAGAAGGAACGTCCGTCCTTTGCGCTAGCTCCGATTACGAGCAGCTGGCTTCGATCTGCGACCGGGTGCTGATTTTCGCCCGGGGCCGCATCATCGGCGAGCTTCAGGGGAGCGAGCTGACGAAGGACCGGATTACGGAACGCTGCTACAACAGCTTGGACATCGGAATTGCGCGGGCGACATGA
- a CDS encoding sugar ABC transporter substrate-binding protein encodes MKIKMVYGLLAILILLAMTACGSGSGSSDGTATNASGSTSGADTSGGSSGPSSAASSDTSGSKADLDHAQQQIDQYKKLPEFVPAGEPFDARKAMAGKKILSIPASSSVPFLSNIEKVMGGTAKDIGFEFKEWTNQGQPSEWVQGMNNAVNQKYDLVDLLAGTDPAVLKPQIDAAKAAGVKVVSSHLSGLDQTVPNVTENLGIDYNLAGRLLADWACVKTEGKPNVLMITSDEVVSTGSLAGGIKSEFAAVCPDAKITSVNVPVTEWGTKIQPTVQAAVVKDPGLNYILPIYDSMSQFVVSALATAGASDRVKIATFNGTPFVLDLIAQGKVEMDIGENLDWIGRAVLDAEMRLLAGLPFPKDPHIPLYIWDKSNIAQAGSPAKVSTGYGDAYIDGYNKLWMLSK; translated from the coding sequence ATGAAAATCAAAATGGTATACGGCTTGCTCGCGATCCTGATTCTGCTGGCGATGACGGCGTGCGGGAGCGGCTCCGGCTCGTCGGACGGCACCGCGACGAATGCGTCCGGCAGTACGTCCGGCGCGGATACTTCCGGCGGCTCTTCCGGCCCCTCAAGCGCGGCTTCGAGCGATACGTCCGGCTCGAAGGCCGATCTGGACCATGCGCAGCAGCAGATCGACCAGTACAAAAAGCTGCCCGAATTCGTTCCGGCCGGCGAACCGTTCGATGCCAGGAAGGCGATGGCCGGGAAAAAAATACTTAGCATTCCGGCGTCCAGCTCCGTACCGTTCCTCAGCAATATCGAGAAGGTTATGGGCGGCACCGCCAAAGACATCGGCTTCGAGTTTAAAGAATGGACCAACCAGGGACAGCCGTCCGAGTGGGTACAGGGCATGAACAACGCCGTGAACCAGAAGTACGACCTGGTCGATCTCCTGGCCGGAACCGACCCGGCCGTTCTGAAGCCGCAGATCGACGCCGCGAAAGCGGCCGGGGTCAAGGTCGTTTCCTCCCATCTCAGCGGTCTCGACCAGACGGTTCCCAACGTAACCGAAAATCTCGGCATCGATTACAACCTCGCCGGACGGCTGCTGGCCGACTGGGCGTGCGTGAAGACGGAGGGCAAGCCGAACGTGCTGATGATCACCTCGGACGAGGTCGTGTCCACCGGTTCGCTCGCAGGCGGCATCAAGAGCGAATTTGCCGCAGTCTGCCCGGACGCGAAAATCACGTCGGTGAACGTGCCCGTGACCGAATGGGGGACCAAAATCCAGCCGACGGTGCAGGCGGCCGTCGTCAAAGATCCGGGACTCAACTACATTTTGCCGATTTACGACAGCATGAGCCAGTTCGTCGTCTCCGCGCTTGCCACCGCCGGAGCATCGGACCGGGTAAAAATCGCCACCTTTAACGGTACGCCGTTCGTGCTCGATCTGATCGCGCAGGGCAAGGTGGAGATGGACATCGGCGAAAACCTCGACTGGATCGGCAGAGCGGTCCTGGATGCGGAGATGCGCCTGCTCGCGGGACTGCCGTTCCCGAAGGACCCGCACATCCCGCTGTACATCTGGGATAAGAGCAACATTGCGCAAGCGGGCTCGCCGGCCAAGGTGTCGACCGGCTACGGGGATGCCTATATCGACGGCTACAACAAACTGTGGATGCTTTCGAAGTAA
- a CDS encoding hydantoinase B/oxoprolinase family protein: MTEQGANRSIDPVTAQVLRGALENVAVEMGYKLARMSYSSIIRESEDFGCALLDADGQQLCESTTSTPLQSGPIPGYMKGIKKIMAERGERFFPGDVVMHNSPYYGASHQPDVGFFVPVFYRDELIGFSCATAHHLDLGALTPGSCGIVDAVDAYAEGLQFKAIKVYERGVRNEMVWRMLRDNVRAADLVVGDMEAQIAACRIGAERYLEIVEKYGLETVMAASEDLMSYSERMLRGEIAKLPDGTYTATGYIDGFLDSPDPEKKDLKICVSVTVEGSDIVVDLTGTSPQVSDRPINMPLEGTVDIAVYFTLRSVLLDSETFGPIPQNSGFMRPIKIIAPKGTLVNPAFPAPTIARFCPGNMVADTLMHALSQVVPRQVSAGIGNLNVVAYSGLQREQYWVYMDIMEGSYGGRFGKDGMDAVDTLYANTRNNPIEDIESHYPLRVTRYELLDHSAAAGKFRGGIGSVREMAFLEDGGFSVEGDGQKYNPWGFQGGLDGTPCGLLLLSADGKTAALPSKIPYHRAKKGDSLRLTGPGGGGYGNPRERDPEAVLSDVLDGFVSAESAARDYGVALAGGNIDWEATARFRS, translated from the coding sequence ATGACGGAGCAAGGAGCAAACCGTTCCATCGATCCGGTTACCGCGCAGGTTCTCCGGGGGGCCCTGGAAAACGTTGCGGTCGAAATGGGCTACAAGCTGGCCCGCATGTCCTACTCCAGCATTATTCGCGAATCGGAGGATTTCGGCTGTGCGCTGCTCGATGCCGACGGCCAGCAGCTCTGCGAATCGACGACCAGCACGCCGCTGCAGTCCGGCCCGATTCCGGGGTACATGAAGGGGATCAAAAAAATTATGGCCGAGCGGGGGGAACGATTTTTTCCGGGGGACGTCGTCATGCACAACTCGCCTTATTACGGCGCTTCGCATCAGCCGGACGTCGGGTTTTTCGTCCCGGTGTTTTACCGCGACGAGCTGATCGGATTTTCGTGCGCGACGGCTCACCATCTCGATCTGGGTGCGCTTACGCCGGGCTCGTGCGGCATCGTGGACGCGGTTGACGCGTATGCGGAGGGGCTCCAGTTCAAGGCGATCAAGGTGTACGAACGCGGCGTCCGCAACGAGATGGTATGGCGGATGCTGCGCGACAACGTGCGGGCGGCCGACCTGGTAGTCGGCGATATGGAGGCGCAGATCGCCGCCTGCCGGATCGGGGCCGAACGCTACCTCGAAATCGTGGAGAAATACGGGCTCGAAACCGTGATGGCGGCAAGCGAAGATTTGATGAGCTATTCCGAGCGTATGCTGCGCGGCGAAATCGCCAAGCTTCCGGACGGGACCTATACCGCGACGGGGTATATCGACGGCTTCCTGGACAGCCCGGACCCGGAGAAAAAAGACTTGAAAATCTGCGTATCCGTCACCGTCGAAGGCAGCGATATCGTCGTGGATTTAACCGGTACGTCGCCTCAGGTATCCGACCGGCCGATCAATATGCCGCTCGAAGGAACGGTCGATATCGCCGTTTATTTCACGCTCCGGTCGGTTCTGCTCGACTCGGAGACGTTCGGCCCGATCCCGCAAAATTCCGGCTTCATGCGTCCGATCAAAATCATCGCGCCGAAGGGGACGCTGGTGAATCCGGCGTTCCCGGCGCCGACGATCGCCCGGTTCTGTCCCGGCAACATGGTGGCCGATACGCTGATGCACGCGCTTTCCCAGGTCGTGCCGCGGCAGGTCAGCGCAGGCATCGGGAATCTGAACGTGGTCGCCTACAGCGGTCTCCAGCGCGAGCAGTACTGGGTGTATATGGATATCATGGAGGGCAGCTACGGCGGACGATTTGGTAAGGACGGCATGGACGCCGTCGACACCCTTTACGCGAACACGCGCAACAATCCGATCGAAGACATCGAGTCGCACTACCCGCTTCGCGTAACGCGCTACGAGCTGCTCGACCACTCGGCGGCCGCGGGCAAATTCCGCGGCGGAATCGGATCCGTCCGCGAAATGGCGTTTCTCGAGGACGGCGGGTTCTCCGTGGAAGGGGACGGGCAAAAGTACAATCCATGGGGATTCCAGGGCGGTCTTGACGGTACGCCGTGCGGGCTGCTGCTGCTCTCCGCGGACGGGAAGACCGCGGCCCTGCCGTCCAAAATCCCGTATCACCGCGCAAAGAAAGGAGATTCGCTGCGGTTGACCGGGCCCGGCGGAGGAGGCTACGGCAATCCGCGGGAACGCGATCCGGAAGCGGTCCTATCGGACGTGCTCGACGGCTTCGTTTCGGCCGAAAGCGCCGCGCGCGATTACGGCGTCGCACTCGCCGGCGGGAACATCGACTGGGAAGCGACGGCCCGCTTTCGCTCCTAA
- a CDS encoding hydantoinase/oxoprolinase family protein, which yields MKLIGIDVGGTFTDLIFTDTETGVTRIHKVLTTREDPSVGMVSGVEELCRRNGIEPGSLDHVFHGTTIATNAILEHDGAKTGMITTEGYRDILHIGRHQRPQNYSIMQEIPWQERPLVERRNRRTVKERLVPENGRARTLVPLDEEGVREALRQFKRDGVESVVIGFLFSYLNPAHEERAAEIVREEFPDLYVTTSSGISPQFREFERFTTAALNGFVGPKVQAYIDRVEQRLRNAGITCDLHIMTSSGGVATARTVAEKPVLTMLSGPAAGVLGGQWAGRLSERERLITFDVGGTSADIAIVTEDGFGESSARDTWISGFPVQIPMIDIHTIGAGGGSIAYLDAGGAFHVGPRSAGSYPGPAAYGRGGQQPTVTDAHAALGHLDPEHFLGGEMELYPENALQALQELGEQLGLDAAEAAEGVLTIVNNNMAGAIRAKTVQKGHDPRTFSLLALGGAGPMHAVEVAKILGVPEVIIPPHPGITSATGLLTTDLKYDSSRTLFLQSGSARPELLNAVIAEMEAGIRGQLELAGFSGESAEVRSYFDCRYQGQGYELRVALPGEPLDDDNIQAVWDSFHAFHQKEYGHAFPDRPIEIVNLRLTGIGAMPKIGRPKAGADTALNEARVKTKACFFRADGRLQKLETAFYRRELLPAGVSFEGPCVVLQKDTTTIIPPGCRAVLEQTGNIRIQVEV from the coding sequence GTGAAATTGATTGGCATCGATGTCGGGGGAACCTTTACCGATCTGATCTTCACGGATACGGAGACGGGCGTCACCCGTATTCACAAGGTACTGACGACAAGGGAGGACCCGTCGGTCGGCATGGTATCGGGCGTGGAGGAGCTTTGCAGGCGGAACGGGATCGAGCCCGGTTCGCTCGACCACGTCTTTCATGGCACGACGATCGCGACGAATGCGATTTTGGAGCACGACGGGGCCAAGACGGGCATGATCACCACCGAAGGGTACCGGGATATTTTGCATATCGGCCGCCATCAGCGCCCGCAAAATTATTCGATCATGCAGGAGATCCCCTGGCAGGAGCGGCCGCTCGTGGAGCGGAGAAACCGCAGAACGGTGAAGGAGCGTCTCGTGCCCGAGAACGGGCGGGCCAGGACGCTTGTTCCGCTGGACGAGGAGGGGGTGCGCGAAGCGCTCCGCCAATTCAAACGGGACGGCGTCGAGTCCGTCGTAATCGGCTTTCTGTTCTCTTATTTGAATCCGGCGCACGAGGAAAGGGCCGCGGAAATCGTCCGCGAGGAGTTCCCGGACCTTTACGTGACGACGTCATCCGGCATTTCGCCACAGTTCCGCGAGTTCGAAAGGTTTACGACGGCCGCGCTCAACGGATTCGTCGGACCTAAGGTGCAGGCTTACATCGACCGCGTGGAGCAGCGCCTTCGGAACGCCGGCATTACGTGCGACCTGCACATCATGACCTCAAGCGGCGGCGTGGCGACGGCCCGAACGGTGGCGGAGAAGCCGGTGCTGACCATGCTCTCCGGCCCGGCGGCCGGCGTGCTCGGCGGCCAGTGGGCGGGCAGGCTGTCCGAGCGGGAGCGGCTCATTACGTTCGACGTCGGCGGAACGAGCGCGGATATCGCGATCGTGACCGAGGACGGCTTCGGGGAATCGTCCGCCCGCGATACGTGGATCAGCGGCTTTCCGGTACAGATCCCCATGATCGATATCCATACGATCGGAGCGGGGGGAGGCAGCATCGCTTACCTGGACGCCGGGGGAGCTTTCCATGTCGGACCGCGAAGCGCGGGCTCGTATCCCGGCCCGGCGGCCTACGGACGCGGCGGGCAGCAGCCGACCGTAACGGACGCCCACGCCGCGCTCGGGCATCTCGACCCGGAACATTTTCTCGGCGGGGAAATGGAGCTGTATCCGGAAAATGCGCTTCAGGCGCTGCAGGAGCTGGGCGAGCAGCTCGGTCTTGACGCAGCGGAAGCGGCGGAAGGCGTGCTCACGATCGTCAACAATAATATGGCGGGCGCCATTCGGGCGAAGACGGTGCAGAAAGGCCACGATCCCCGCACGTTCAGCCTGCTTGCTTTGGGCGGTGCCGGTCCGATGCATGCCGTGGAGGTTGCCAAAATTCTCGGCGTGCCGGAGGTCATCATTCCGCCGCATCCCGGCATTACATCGGCGACGGGGCTCCTGACAACGGATCTGAAATACGATTCGTCGCGCACGCTGTTTCTGCAGAGCGGCTCGGCGCGGCCGGAGCTGCTGAACGCGGTCATTGCGGAAATGGAGGCGGGAATTCGCGGACAGCTGGAGCTGGCGGGCTTCTCCGGCGAGTCGGCCGAGGTCCGCAGCTATTTCGACTGCCGTTACCAGGGACAGGGGTACGAGCTGCGCGTGGCGCTGCCTGGCGAGCCGCTGGATGACGATAACATCCAAGCCGTATGGGACAGCTTCCATGCGTTCCATCAGAAAGAGTACGGGCACGCTTTTCCGGACCGGCCGATCGAAATCGTCAATTTGCGGCTGACCGGAATCGGCGCGATGCCGAAAATCGGGCGTCCGAAGGCCGGCGCAGACACGGCGCTGAACGAAGCCCGGGTCAAAACGAAAGCGTGCTTCTTCCGGGCGGACGGCCGGCTGCAGAAGCTCGAGACGGCGTTCTATCGCAGGGAGCTTCTCCCGGCCGGCGTCTCGTTCGAGGGACCCTGCGTCGTGCTGCAGAAGGATACGACCACAATCATCCCTCCGGGCTGCAGAGCCGTGCTGGAGCAGACCGGAAATATTCGAATTCAAGTGGAGGTGTAA